A single genomic interval of Mangifera indica cultivar Alphonso chromosome 5, CATAS_Mindica_2.1, whole genome shotgun sequence harbors:
- the LOC123217659 gene encoding uncharacterized protein LOC123217659 gives MEMGNGNVSSGASRLQRNMKERIRRKHMKDLLSELAFVTLLQSSKVSATQLLEHATNHIKQLQERVEERRRQRALLLKESIADENKKPSGSRLPSLNIKCSDLSLEIDLICGLEKNFMLHDIFSILQEEGAEVVSSTQYNAGDRMIYIIKSQAISPRIGVETTRIRQRIKDLCF, from the exons ATGGAAATGGGCAATGGTAATGTATCATCAGGGGCATCTAGACTTCAGCGAAACATGAAAGAGAGAATCAGAAGAAAACATATGAAAGATCTTCTTTCCGAGCTCGCTTTTGTGACTCTTTTACAATCCTCTAAG GTTTCAGCGACTCAGTTGTTGGAGCACGCCACCAATCATATAAAGCAATTGCAAGAAAGAGTCGAGGAGCGAAGGCGGCAAAGGGCATTACTACTAAAAGAGAGTATTgctgatgaaaataaaaagccAAGCGGGTCAAGATTACCTTCACTCAACATAAAATGTTCAGATTTAAGTTTGGagatagatttgatttgtgggTTGGAGAAGAACTTCATGTTGCATGACATTTTCAGTATTCTTCAGGAGGAAGGAGCCGAAGTCGTAAGTTCTACTCAGTATAATGCTGGCGATAGAATGATATACATTATTAAGTCTCAG GCTATCAGTCCGAGGATTGGTGTAGAAACTACAAGAATTCGTCAGAGAATAAAGGATCTGTGTTTCTAA